The window GTCATCAACATGCCTTTCGCGTCGGGCTCCGTCGATACATATCGACCGCCATCGTTGAGAACCTTTTTGACGTCCCAATAGCCAGACTTCCCGGCGGCATCGAAGATCAAGTCCCAACGTTCATCTGATTCGGTGAAGTCGGTCGTTTCGTAGTTGTAAAAGTGGTCCGCACCGAGCGATCGACAAAATTTCTCGTTGTCGCCGCTGGCAACTGCATCGACGTGGCAGTGGAATGCTTTGGCAATTTGTACCGCGAACATTCCGACGCCACCGCTTGCGCCATTGATCAACAAGCGTTTTCCTTCCGCGATGTTTCCATGATCGCGAAGTGATTGCAGGGCGGTCGTTCCGGCCAACGGAACGGCCGCGGCCTCGTTGAAACTCATCGAATCAGGAATCGCAGCGGTCACATCCACGGCGGCCACCGCGAAATCGGCACTCGCACCGCCTCGCATGGTGTCGAGAAACGCCATCACCCGATCGCCCACTTCAAACGGACCATCGGGCTCGCAATCCGCGATCACTCCCGCGACGTCGTATCCGGGCACGCGAGGAAACCCGCCCGGCAGCAAACCCTTCACCTCACCACGCCGAATCCGGTAGTCGATCGGATTGACACTCGATGCTCGAACATCGATCAACACCTGGCCCGGCAATCGGTCGGGCAACGGAACGACACCCGAATGCAACACATTCGCATCGCCGTAGTCGTCATAGACCACCGCGTTCATCGTTTCACACTTCTTTTCTGTCGCTGACGCACTCATGGCTGCCTCTTTCTACGGTGTTTTGTTCGGATCTGAACTCTCGCATTTCGCGAGTCTTCAAATTGTTCAACGCCAATCGTATGCAACTCGTGTTCCGGACCGGTGAACATCGACCGCAATCATCGCTCGGGCATGGACTCAGCACCTCGCATTCTTTTGACGGTCGCTACAAACATTCTTTCCTCCACTCAATCGGAACATTGTTTGCATCGGAACACAACTCGAATCAAGCAACCATTGCATCACCCAATCGATGCTCTGTGAAATCTAAACGCCAACCAATTCCAGTCATCAACGGAGATTGAAAATGTCCACCGCTACCGAAGAACGCATTCAATTGGTCGATCCAAGACAAGCGTATGCGAGACCGCCTTTCAAAGATCAAGAAGCGATGAAGATGCCGGGCAGCACCGAGAAAATGAAACCGCGACCTGATCACGGCGAAGAGAGCTATGAGGGCTCCGGCAAACTGAAAGGCCTGACCGCATTGATCACCGGTGCAGACAGTGGCATCGGTCGCGCCATTGCCATTTGCTACGCCCGAGAAGGTGCAAACATCGCGATCAACTACCTTTC of the Rhodopirellula baltica SH 1 genome contains:
- a CDS encoding NAD(P)-dependent alcohol dehydrogenase; its protein translation is MSASATEKKCETMNAVVYDDYGDANVLHSGVVPLPDRLPGQVLIDVRASSVNPIDYRIRRGEVKGLLPGGFPRVPGYDVAGVIADCEPDGPFEVGDRVMAFLDTMRGGASADFAVAAVDVTAAIPDSMSFNEAAAVPLAGTTALQSLRDHGNIAEGKRLLINGASGGVGMFAVQIAKAFHCHVDAVASGDNEKFCRSLGADHFYNYETTDFTESDERWDLIFDAAGKSGYWDVKKVLNDGGRYVSTEPDAKGMLMTLVTWPMSKSGTVMLAKPNADDLRTLIEMREKGQLQITIDAIYPFSQLSQAHQHVENGVERGKVVLTADGSGL